A single window of Acanthopagrus latus isolate v.2019 chromosome 1, fAcaLat1.1, whole genome shotgun sequence DNA harbors:
- the map2k7 gene encoding dual specificity mitogen-activated protein kinase kinase 7 isoform X2, with protein sequence MSSLEQRLSRIEEKLKQENEEARRRIDLNIDMSPQRSRPRPTLQLPLANDGGSRSSSSESSPQHHPYPSRPRHMLTLPTPPYGLQKSLENAEIDQKLQEIMKQTGYLKIDDQRYPAEVTDLISEGEIGSGTCGQVFKVRFKKTGHVIAVKQMRRTGNKDENKRILMDLDVVLKSHDCPYIIQCYGAIVTNTDVFIAMELMGTCAEKLKKRIQGPIPERILGKMTVAIVKALQYLKERHGVIHRDVKPSNILLDAKGQIKLCDFGISGRLVDSKAKTRSAGCAAYMAPERIDPPDPTKPDYDIRADVWSLGISLVELATGQFPYKNCKTDFEVLTKVLQEDPPLLPLSMGFSLDFQSFVKDCLTKDHRKRPKYHQLLDHNFIQRYQVLEVDVAGWFQTVMDRTESPRSSQCYSHQHQLHSLFSR encoded by the exons cACTCCAGCTGCCGTTGGCCAACGATGGAGGCAGCCGTTCATCGTCTTCAGAGAGCTCGCCTCAGCACCACCCTTACCCCAGCCGCCCGCGACACATGCTCACCCTGCCCACACCTCCGTATGGCCTACAGAAGAGCTTAGAGAA TGCAGAGATCGACCAGAAATTGCAGGAGATCATGAAACAGACGGGTTATCTTAAGATCGACGATCAG CGGTATCCAGCAGAGGTGACAGACCTGATCAGTGAGGGGGAGATCGGCAGCGGCACCTGTGGGCAGGTCTTCAAAGTTCGATTCAAGAAGACCGGCCACGTCATCGCTGTCAAA CAAATGCGTCGCACAGGAAACAAGGACGAGAACAAGAGGATCCTGATGGACCTGGATGTGGTGCTAAAGAGTCATGACTGCCCTTACATCATCCAGTGCTACGGTGCCATAGTTACCAAC ACGGACGTTTTCATCGCCATGGAGCTGATGGGAACATGTGctgagaagctgaagaagagaaTACAGGGCCCGATCCCAGAGCGAATCCTTGGAAAGATGACAGTGGCA ATAGTGAAAGCTTTGCAGTACCTGAAAGAGAGGCACGGTGTCATCCACCGGGACGTCAAACCCTCCAACATCCTCCTCGACGCTAAAGGTCAGATCAAACTGTGCGACTTCGGCATCAGCGGACGCCTTGTCGACTCAAAGGCCAAGACCCGCAGTGCCGGCTGTGCTGCCTACATGGCA CCTGAGAGAATAGACCCTCCAGATCCCACCAAACCTGACTACGACATCCGAGCAGACGTGTGGAGCCTTGGCATCTCTCTG GTGGAGCTGGCCACAGGACAGTTTCCCTACAAGAACTGCAAGACAGACTTTGAGGTTCTGACCAAAGTACTGCAGGAAgatcctcctctgctgcctctcagcATGGGCTTCTCCCTCGACTTCCAGTCCTTCGTCAAAGACTG TCTCACAAAGGATCacagaaaaaggccaaaatacCACCAGTTGCTG gACCATAATTTCATCCAGCGTTACCAGGTGCTGGAGGTGGACGTGGCCGGTTGGTTCCAGACGGTGATGGACCGCACCGAGTCGCCTCGCAGCAGCCAGTGTTACAGCCATCAGCACCAGCTTCACTCGCTCTTCAGTAGGTAG
- the map2k7 gene encoding dual specificity mitogen-activated protein kinase kinase 7 isoform X1 has translation MSSLEQRLSRIEEKLKQENEEARRRIDLNIDMSPQRSRPRPIIVIQLSPAPAPSQRAALQLPLANDGGSRSSSSESSPQHHPYPSRPRHMLTLPTPPYGLQKSLENAEIDQKLQEIMKQTGYLKIDDQRYPAEVTDLISEGEIGSGTCGQVFKVRFKKTGHVIAVKQMRRTGNKDENKRILMDLDVVLKSHDCPYIIQCYGAIVTNTDVFIAMELMGTCAEKLKKRIQGPIPERILGKMTVAIVKALQYLKERHGVIHRDVKPSNILLDAKGQIKLCDFGISGRLVDSKAKTRSAGCAAYMAPERIDPPDPTKPDYDIRADVWSLGISLVELATGQFPYKNCKTDFEVLTKVLQEDPPLLPLSMGFSLDFQSFVKDCLTKDHRKRPKYHQLLDHNFIQRYQVLEVDVAGWFQTVMDRTESPRSSQCYSHQHQLHSLFSR, from the exons TCATCGTGATCCAGCTCAGTCCTGCTCCAGCCCCTTCCCAGCGTGCAG cACTCCAGCTGCCGTTGGCCAACGATGGAGGCAGCCGTTCATCGTCTTCAGAGAGCTCGCCTCAGCACCACCCTTACCCCAGCCGCCCGCGACACATGCTCACCCTGCCCACACCTCCGTATGGCCTACAGAAGAGCTTAGAGAA TGCAGAGATCGACCAGAAATTGCAGGAGATCATGAAACAGACGGGTTATCTTAAGATCGACGATCAG CGGTATCCAGCAGAGGTGACAGACCTGATCAGTGAGGGGGAGATCGGCAGCGGCACCTGTGGGCAGGTCTTCAAAGTTCGATTCAAGAAGACCGGCCACGTCATCGCTGTCAAA CAAATGCGTCGCACAGGAAACAAGGACGAGAACAAGAGGATCCTGATGGACCTGGATGTGGTGCTAAAGAGTCATGACTGCCCTTACATCATCCAGTGCTACGGTGCCATAGTTACCAAC ACGGACGTTTTCATCGCCATGGAGCTGATGGGAACATGTGctgagaagctgaagaagagaaTACAGGGCCCGATCCCAGAGCGAATCCTTGGAAAGATGACAGTGGCA ATAGTGAAAGCTTTGCAGTACCTGAAAGAGAGGCACGGTGTCATCCACCGGGACGTCAAACCCTCCAACATCCTCCTCGACGCTAAAGGTCAGATCAAACTGTGCGACTTCGGCATCAGCGGACGCCTTGTCGACTCAAAGGCCAAGACCCGCAGTGCCGGCTGTGCTGCCTACATGGCA CCTGAGAGAATAGACCCTCCAGATCCCACCAAACCTGACTACGACATCCGAGCAGACGTGTGGAGCCTTGGCATCTCTCTG GTGGAGCTGGCCACAGGACAGTTTCCCTACAAGAACTGCAAGACAGACTTTGAGGTTCTGACCAAAGTACTGCAGGAAgatcctcctctgctgcctctcagcATGGGCTTCTCCCTCGACTTCCAGTCCTTCGTCAAAGACTG TCTCACAAAGGATCacagaaaaaggccaaaatacCACCAGTTGCTG gACCATAATTTCATCCAGCGTTACCAGGTGCTGGAGGTGGACGTGGCCGGTTGGTTCCAGACGGTGATGGACCGCACCGAGTCGCCTCGCAGCAGCCAGTGTTACAGCCATCAGCACCAGCTTCACTCGCTCTTCAGTAGGTAG